From a region of the Candidatus Brocadia sp. genome:
- a CDS encoding N-6 DNA methylase, which produces MDAIEKDNPSLKGVLPKVFAQEKLDKQSLGGLIDLVGSATLGTKVAQSKDVLGKVYEYFLGEFALAEGKKGGQFYTPGSVVKLLVEMLEPYEGRVFDPCCGSGGMFVQSEKFVEAHRDYYKKHNGKKLNINPKDRISIYGQESNQTTWRLAKTNLAIRGIDSSNVKWNNEGSFLNDMHKDLKADYIIANPPFNDSDWSGELLRDDARWSVLGQKLPPPPNNANYAWIQHFLYHLAPSGQAGFVLAKGSLTTKTSNEGDIRKAMVENDLIDCIVNLPTKLFLNTQIPACLWFICRNKSGKPSSGATHHLLPVGEGHYRGGFDFSGQLELARMLRNNATPAEQLFWELVRDRRFLGLKFRRQHQIGAYIADFYCDEKKLVVELDGGVHNEPTRIKIDHKRDAYMKSLGITVFRLSNEQLMRNPEKVLTSIASAVSPSPFGRGEGVRVNESRNRKGEMLFIDARNMGFLINRKNRELSDDDIALIATTYHNWRTGEGKYKDVQGFCKSATLNEVKALNYVLTPGRYIGLPDDEDDFNYEERIIKLKAELHQQMRDEIKLNEIINRNLEKIRLQ; this is translated from the coding sequence ATGGATGCCATCGAAAAAGATAATCCGTCACTCAAAGGGGTGTTGCCGAAGGTGTTTGCGCAGGAGAAGTTAGACAAGCAGAGTTTAGGCGGTTTGATTGACCTTGTGGGTAGCGCCACATTGGGCACAAAGGTGGCTCAAAGCAAAGATGTATTGGGCAAGGTGTATGAATATTTTTTAGGTGAATTTGCCCTGGCGGAAGGCAAAAAAGGCGGACAGTTTTATACCCCTGGTAGTGTGGTAAAACTCTTGGTTGAAATGCTTGAGCCTTATGAGGGCCGCGTGTTTGATCCCTGCTGTGGTTCTGGCGGTATGTTTGTCCAGAGTGAAAAATTTGTGGAGGCCCACCGGGATTACTACAAAAAGCACAACGGGAAGAAACTGAACATAAACCCAAAAGACCGTATCTCTATTTACGGACAGGAAAGCAACCAGACCACCTGGCGTTTGGCCAAGACAAACCTGGCTATCCGTGGTATTGACAGCAGCAACGTAAAGTGGAACAACGAAGGCTCTTTTCTCAATGATATGCACAAAGATCTGAAGGCCGATTACATCATTGCCAATCCACCCTTTAACGATAGCGATTGGAGCGGTGAGTTACTTCGTGACGATGCCCGGTGGAGCGTGCTGGGACAGAAATTACCACCACCCCCAAATAATGCCAACTATGCCTGGATACAACACTTCCTCTATCACCTGGCGCCTTCCGGCCAGGCAGGTTTTGTACTGGCGAAGGGTTCGCTGACCACCAAGACCAGCAATGAAGGCGATATACGAAAGGCAATGGTGGAAAACGATTTAATTGACTGCATTGTAAACCTGCCTACCAAGCTATTTCTCAATACACAAATACCAGCCTGTTTGTGGTTTATTTGCCGGAATAAGTCCGGCAAACCCTCATCCGGCGCCACGCACCACCTTCTTCCAGTGGGAGAAGGGCATTATCGGGGAGGATTTGATTTCTCAGGACAATTGGAATTGGCAAGAATGCTTCGGAATAATGCCACGCCGGCGGAGCAGCTTTTTTGGGAGTTAGTGCGCGATCGCCGTTTTCTGGGATTAAAATTCAGACGTCAGCACCAAATCGGCGCCTACATTGCGGATTTTTACTGTGATGAAAAGAAACTGGTAGTAGAACTGGATGGCGGAGTACATAACGAGCCCACAAGGATAAAGATCGATCATAAGCGAGATGCTTATATGAAATCGCTTGGCATAACCGTGTTTCGTTTAAGTAATGAGCAATTAATGCGTAATCCAGAAAAAGTATTAACTTCAATTGCTTCTGCTGTTTCCCCTTCTCCTTTTGGGAGAGGGGAAGGGGTGAGGGTGAACGAATCTCGCAACCGAAAGGGAGAGATGCTGTTTATAGATGCCCGCAATATGGGTTTTTTAATAAACCGCAAAAACCGCGAGTTGTCTGATGATGATATTGCCCTGATTGCAACTACCTATCACAACTGGCGTACTGGCGAGGGCAAGTACAAGGATGTGCAGGGCTTCTGCAAATCGGCAACACTGAATGAAGTAAAAGCTTTAAACTATGTATTGACACCAGGCAGGTATATTGGCTTGCCCGATGATGAAGATGATTTTAATTATGAGGAAAGAATTATAAAATTGAAAGCTGAGTTACACCAACAAATGCGGGATGAAATAAAGTTAAATGAAATAATCAATAGGAATCTTGAAAAAATTCGATTGCAGTAA
- the waaF gene encoding lipopolysaccharide heptosyltransferase II, whose protein sequence is MEKPANIKNIIIRSPNWVGDVVMATPAFRCIRENFPDAKITLVLKSYVQRLIEDTPWFDEFLLLDKKDQASQRAHAISIIERIRSGKYDMGFLFPNSFSSACMFWFGGVKRRIGYRRDARSWLLTDGIRRLSENGRFLPTYMGDYYLRLCTEVGCEVKSKDLELFVSDAAECRADEIGKKYHLNNGHPFILLNPGAAYGSSKCWTAEGFAGTADLIKSQLECTIAVVGAPHEAQLATDIEQAAKSRVINLAHEVVSLDVLKALIKRCSLLITVDSGPRHIAVAFQRPVVTLMGPNDPRYTYTPAEIGEVIHANVDCLACHLKICPNDHRCMTQIQPEMVARSCLELLK, encoded by the coding sequence TTGGAAAAACCAGCCAATATAAAAAACATCATCATCCGTTCGCCCAATTGGGTGGGTGACGTCGTTATGGCTACCCCTGCCTTTCGGTGTATCAGGGAAAATTTTCCGGATGCGAAAATCACCCTGGTCTTAAAATCGTACGTTCAGAGGCTTATCGAAGACACTCCCTGGTTTGACGAATTCCTTCTTTTGGACAAAAAAGACCAGGCGTCCCAGCGGGCACATGCTATTTCGATAATAGAACGCATCCGTTCCGGAAAGTACGACATGGGCTTTCTCTTTCCCAATTCCTTTAGCTCCGCATGCATGTTTTGGTTCGGCGGCGTAAAGCGGCGGATTGGGTACCGGAGAGACGCCCGTTCATGGCTGCTTACCGACGGAATCCGCCGGTTATCTGAAAACGGGCGTTTCCTCCCGACTTATATGGGAGACTATTACCTGCGGTTGTGCACCGAGGTTGGCTGTGAGGTGAAATCGAAAGACCTGGAACTCTTTGTTTCTGATGCCGCAGAGTGTCGCGCAGACGAAATAGGGAAAAAATATCATTTGAACAACGGTCATCCCTTTATTTTATTAAATCCGGGCGCCGCATACGGATCATCGAAATGCTGGACAGCCGAGGGATTCGCCGGGACGGCAGACCTCATAAAGAGCCAATTGGAATGTACCATCGCCGTTGTAGGTGCTCCCCATGAAGCACAATTGGCAACGGACATTGAACAGGCAGCAAAGTCCCGGGTGATCAATCTGGCACATGAGGTCGTTTCGCTCGACGTCCTGAAAGCGCTTATCAAAAGGTGTTCCTTGTTGATCACGGTTGACTCAGGCCCCCGGCATATCGCCGTCGCCTTTCAGAGACCGGTGGTAACGCTCATGGGGCCAAATGACCCGCGGTATACTTACACTCCGGCAGAAATAGGAGAGGTAATTCACGCCAATGTGGACTGCCTTGCCTGTCATTTAAAGATCTGTCCGAATGACCATCGCTGCATGACGCAGATACAACCGGAAATGGTCGCCAGGAGTTGCCTGGAACTACTAAAATAG
- a CDS encoding DUF1828 domain-containing protein, with translation MFNDTIEIYAKKSNGKIILSDDGQTLKNLELSGVEISRSQNRKEMLERILLNYGVRLEDKELLAEATESTFPQKKLNLLAAISEANDLYVLAKHTVAGLFREDVKAYLDEQGLVYTPYFLSKGSTGLEFTFDFQIAYRQTELLIKAFNTINKLNLPHFLFTWDDVKQVREKQTEKKVIGLAVINNEDREVKDEYLEALQNKGAEFILWTERNRPENIKKLKAA, from the coding sequence GTGTTTAATGACACCATTGAAATTTATGCAAAAAAGAGTAACGGAAAAATTATTTTATCGGATGATGGACAAACATTAAAAAATCTTGAATTAAGCGGGGTTGAAATATCACGTTCTCAAAACAGGAAAGAAATGTTAGAAAGAATATTGTTGAACTATGGAGTACGACTCGAAGATAAAGAATTGCTTGCGGAAGCTACAGAAAGCACTTTTCCTCAAAAAAAACTTAATCTGCTTGCCGCCATTTCCGAAGCAAATGATTTATACGTACTGGCGAAACATACTGTGGCAGGTCTTTTCCGGGAAGACGTAAAAGCATATCTTGACGAACAGGGGTTAGTATATACGCCTTACTTCCTTTCAAAAGGAAGCACGGGACTGGAATTTACCTTTGACTTTCAAATTGCTTACCGGCAAACTGAACTTTTAATTAAGGCATTTAACACAATAAATAAACTTAATCTTCCTCATTTTCTCTTCACATGGGATGATGTTAAGCAAGTAAGAGAAAAACAAACCGAAAAAAAGGTAATTGGTCTGGCAGTAATCAATAACGAAGACCGTGAAGTGAAAGATGAATACCTTGAAGCCTTGCAAAACAAGGGTGCCGAGTTTATTTTATGGACGGAAAGAAATAGGCCAGAGAACATCAAAAAGCTGAAGGCGGCTTAA
- a CDS encoding restriction endonuclease subunit S, with translation MSEWKEYKFSDFVHINPTLKLSIGETYSFVEMKDLSNGHKFCTPSIERKLTSGSKFQEGDTLFARITPCLENGKICQVRGLKNGVGFGSTEFFVFRGKHDVSDNEFVFYLSRWDEVRSFAEMNFDGTSGRQRVPKESLDNLFLKLPPLSEQKSIASILSSLDDKIDLLHRQNKTLEALAETLFRQWFVEENESLEIAKLKDFCNHLKANVNPLKQPDKIFHHYSIPAFDEGQEPEITPGREIRSNKYQIKEGTILISKLNPRFPRVWPILENIGKNHSICSTEFQVVEPKDSKYFGFILCFLKSKAVKDELIQSTSGTSGSHQRVSPEDIFNLTIPVTNDDKLNEFNLITNPYWDKIKNNKRQIRTLIRLRDTLLPKLMNREVRVKELDLLT, from the coding sequence ATGTCTGAGTGGAAGGAATATAAATTTTCAGATTTTGTTCATATCAATCCTACCTTAAAGTTGAGTATAGGAGAAACATATTCTTTTGTTGAAATGAAAGACCTTAGTAACGGTCATAAATTCTGCACTCCGAGCATAGAAAGAAAACTAACAAGCGGTTCAAAATTTCAGGAAGGTGATACATTATTTGCTCGAATAACTCCGTGTTTAGAGAATGGGAAAATATGTCAAGTACGTGGTTTAAAGAATGGTGTAGGTTTTGGCTCAACTGAATTTTTTGTTTTTCGCGGTAAGCATGATGTTTCCGATAATGAATTTGTCTTTTATTTGTCTCGATGGGATGAAGTGCGGTCGTTTGCTGAAATGAATTTTGACGGAACATCTGGACGTCAAAGAGTTCCAAAAGAATCACTTGACAATCTTTTTTTAAAATTACCCCCTCTCTCCGAACAAAAATCCATCGCCTCCATCCTCAGCAGCTTAGATGACAAGATAGACCTGCTGCACCGTCAGAACAAAACCTTAGAGGCATTGGCGGAGACGTTGTTCAGGCAGTGGTTTGTGGAGGAAAATGAATCTTTGGAAATCGCAAAATTAAAAGACTTTTGTAATCATCTAAAGGCAAATGTCAATCCTTTAAAACAGCCTGACAAAATATTCCATCATTACAGCATACCTGCATTTGATGAAGGACAAGAACCTGAAATTACTCCAGGAAGAGAAATAAGAAGTAACAAGTATCAAATAAAGGAAGGTACAATTCTGATTTCAAAATTAAACCCTCGCTTCCCTCGTGTATGGCCGATTCTCGAAAATATCGGAAAAAATCATTCAATCTGTTCTACGGAATTTCAAGTTGTCGAACCAAAAGATTCAAAATACTTTGGATTTATCCTTTGCTTTCTAAAATCAAAAGCAGTAAAAGATGAATTAATTCAATCAACAAGTGGCACAAGTGGCAGTCATCAAAGAGTTAGTCCTGAAGATATTTTTAACTTAACTATTCCTGTTACAAATGACGATAAGTTAAATGAATTCAATCTTATTACTAATCCATATTGGGATAAGATTAAAAATAACAAACGCCAAATCCGCACCCTCATCCGTTTACGTGATACGCTCTTGCCCAAGCTGATGAACAGAGAGGTACGGGTTAAAGAGTTGGATTTACTTACTTAG
- a CDS encoding type I restriction-modification system subunit M N-terminal domain-containing protein, whose translation MARAIKERIGSVDEPLEKKLWKAADKLRKNMDAAEYKHVVLGLIFLKYISDAFEELYEKLKEGKGDYEGADPEDKNEYTAEKVFYVPPSARWK comes from the coding sequence ATGGCCCGGGCAATAAAAGAAAGAATTGGTTCAGTAGATGAACCGCTAGAGAAGAAGCTCTGGAAGGCGGCAGATAAGTTGCGGAAGAATATGGATGCCGCTGAATACAAGCACGTTGTATTAGGCTTGATTTTTTTGAAATACATTTCTGATGCCTTTGAAGAACTCTATGAAAAGCTAAAAGAAGGTAAGGGTGACTACGAAGGTGCTGACCCGGAGGACAAAAATGAATACACAGCCGAAAAGGTGTTTTATGTGCCACCCTCTGCACGATGGAAATAG